One segment of Deltaproteobacteria bacterium DNA contains the following:
- a CDS encoding cupin domain-containing protein, with protein sequence MNTPEIVLQHMDWGGMTAEMGRACKDIDPSPLFKGLPEDRCQCPHWGYVLKGRLHYRYDGCDEVFKEGDVFYAPPGHLPFVESGCEYIEFSPTDTLRRTMEVVEKNMKS encoded by the coding sequence TTGAACACACCGGAGATAGTGCTCCAGCACATGGATTGGGGCGGAATGACCGCCGAAATGGGGAGAGCATGCAAGGATATCGATCCATCACCGCTCTTCAAGGGATTGCCCGAAGATCGTTGCCAGTGCCCGCACTGGGGATATGTACTGAAGGGACGCCTGCATTACCGGTATGACGGCTGTGATGAGGTATTCAAAGAGGGTGATGTCTTTTATGCCCCGCCCGGGCATCTCCCGTTCGTTGAGTCCGGCTGCGAATACATCGAATTCAGCCCCACGGACACGTTGCGAAGGACGATGGAGGTGGTCGAGAAGAACATGAAATCATGA
- a CDS encoding NTPase KAP: protein MRRAENDLRSESSGTQNRDAPRQDRSTVNIATDNPIRKPEDDVLGRAKVARSFAEQVLSLDVSEGVVVGVLGPWGSGKTSFVNLARAHLESVGIAILDFNPWMFSGAEQLVESFFVELSAQLKVRPGLAEVGKDMEDYGETFSGMGSLPLVGPWIERGRLATRILAKILQRRKEGVGVRRAKVEKALTALAKPLVVILDDIDRLTTSEIRDIFKLVRLTANFANVIYILAFDRVRVESALAEQGIPGRDYLEKILQVGIDLPAMPPHVLNKQIFQAIDNALSSIKNTGPFDENVWPDVFMEVIRPLLRNVRDIRRYAAAVHGTVQDLDGQVALADVLALEAIRVFLPDVFRQIHGAIDGLANTSGLSYGTGGDPPHLKEQIDRLIEAGGGRADVVRALIQRLFPGAQRHIGGSHYGNEWKGQWLRERRIAHEDILRLYLERVVGESLQAFSDAERAWALMADHTALEGYLRSLDADRLQDIISSLEVYEEQFAAEHVVPGSVVLLNLLPELPERQLGMMDIDTRMVVTRVVYRLVRSRKDPNEIEAAVREILPQLSTLSAKDHLITIVGFRKGAGHKLISEAAAKKFEGDWRADVRSATVDTLAKESELLWILLQAKREADPAEPLIVIPDSPRLTLALLRSARSETRSQTFGSRAIRRSARLAWDALIELNGNEDTLRGRIETLKDSQLDGFDELLQLAEKYLGGWRPRGFGDD, encoded by the coding sequence CTGCGCCGCGCTGAGAATGACTTGCGGAGCGAAAGCTCCGGTACACAGAATCGTGATGCGCCTCGACAAGATCGGAGTACCGTGAACATTGCTACCGATAACCCGATTCGAAAGCCCGAGGATGATGTCCTCGGCCGGGCCAAGGTCGCTCGCTCGTTCGCGGAGCAAGTTCTCTCACTAGATGTAAGTGAAGGTGTGGTCGTTGGCGTCCTTGGCCCCTGGGGTTCGGGGAAGACGTCGTTTGTCAACCTTGCGCGGGCGCACTTGGAAAGCGTCGGCATCGCAATCCTTGACTTCAACCCCTGGATGTTCAGTGGTGCCGAGCAACTCGTCGAATCATTCTTTGTTGAACTCTCTGCACAGCTTAAGGTTCGACCGGGACTCGCTGAAGTTGGCAAGGACATGGAAGACTACGGCGAAACATTCTCTGGCATGGGTTCGCTACCTCTTGTCGGCCCATGGATCGAGCGGGGCCGACTGGCCACGAGGATCCTGGCTAAGATTCTCCAGCGAAGGAAGGAAGGCGTGGGCGTTCGTCGGGCCAAGGTCGAGAAAGCACTTACTGCCCTCGCAAAACCGCTTGTCGTGATACTCGATGACATCGACCGGCTGACCACCTCTGAAATTCGGGACATCTTCAAGCTAGTTCGACTGACCGCAAACTTTGCCAACGTCATTTACATTCTGGCATTCGACCGAGTTCGGGTGGAGAGCGCTCTCGCCGAACAAGGCATTCCTGGCCGTGACTACCTTGAAAAGATCCTCCAGGTGGGCATTGACCTCCCTGCAATGCCACCACACGTGCTGAATAAGCAGATCTTCCAGGCAATCGACAACGCGCTTTCCTCAATCAAGAATACAGGTCCGTTTGACGAGAACGTCTGGCCTGACGTCTTCATGGAAGTCATACGACCACTCCTAAGAAATGTGCGCGACATTCGTCGTTATGCGGCCGCCGTACACGGGACAGTGCAAGACCTGGATGGCCAAGTCGCCCTTGCAGATGTGCTCGCACTCGAAGCCATTCGCGTTTTCCTTCCCGACGTATTCCGCCAAATTCACGGAGCAATAGATGGCCTAGCCAACACCTCTGGCCTCAGCTACGGTACCGGTGGAGATCCACCGCACCTGAAGGAGCAGATTGACCGACTCATCGAAGCTGGAGGCGGTCGCGCAGATGTCGTCCGGGCACTCATTCAACGGTTGTTTCCAGGAGCTCAGCGCCATATTGGTGGTTCACATTATGGCAACGAGTGGAAGGGCCAATGGCTTCGTGAACGACGTATCGCCCATGAGGACATTCTTCGCCTGTACTTAGAGCGTGTCGTCGGTGAGAGCCTCCAAGCGTTCTCCGATGCCGAGCGTGCATGGGCTCTCATGGCCGACCACACGGCCCTTGAAGGTTACCTCCGTTCGCTCGACGCCGACCGCCTGCAGGACATCATTTCATCCTTGGAAGTTTATGAGGAGCAGTTCGCAGCTGAACACGTTGTTCCTGGAAGCGTTGTGCTCCTGAATCTCTTGCCCGAGCTGCCTGAGCGCCAACTTGGAATGATGGACATCGACACCCGCATGGTCGTTACACGAGTTGTCTACCGGCTCGTCCGTTCGCGCAAAGATCCGAACGAGATAGAGGCAGCGGTTCGGGAGATCCTACCTCAACTCAGTACACTTTCTGCCAAGGATCATCTGATCACCATTGTCGGATTCCGCAAAGGAGCGGGGCACAAATTGATTTCTGAGGCTGCAGCAAAGAAGTTTGAGGGGGACTGGCGAGCCGATGTTCGCTCGGCTACTGTTGATACTCTGGCCAAGGAGAGCGAACTCCTCTGGATATTGTTGCAGGCAAAACGAGAAGCAGATCCAGCAGAACCACTCATCGTGATCCCCGACTCGCCTCGCCTGACTCTTGCCCTCTTGCGATCAGCACGTAGCGAGACGCGGAGCCAAACATTCGGAAGTCGAGCCATACGCCGGTCCGCTCGTCTTGCTTGGGATGCACTTATCGAATTGAATGGCAATGAGGATACCCTCCGTGGGCGGATAGAGACACTGAAGGACTCACAACTCGACGGCTTTGACGAGCTACTACAGCTAGCCGAAAAATACCTTGGTGGATGGCGACCTAGAGGGTTCGGCGACGATTAG